From Mycolicibacterium cosmeticum, a single genomic window includes:
- the dxr gene encoding 1-deoxy-D-xylulose-5-phosphate reductoisomerase, protein MSGYGGQEHSDRGRSERVRVLLLGSTGSIGTQALEVIAANPDRFEVVGLAAGGGNADLLARQAAEIGIRNVAVADPEANIEAAYRGPDAATRIVEDTEADVVLNALVGALGLKPTLAALHSGARLALANKESLVAGGPLVLAAAAPGQIVPVDSEHSALAQCLRGGSPDEVASLVLTASGGPFRGWTADALEGVTPEQAGAHPTWSMGPMNTLNSASLVNKGLELIETHLLFGVDYDRIEVVVHPQSIVHSMVTFTDGSTLAQASPPDMKLPIALALGWPDRVPGAAPACAWTTASTWTFEPLDASVFPAVELARSAGRRGGCLTAVYNAANEEAAEAFLAGRISFPSIVRTVADVLHAADQWAAEPATVEEVLDAQDWARAAAQRLIRTAPTQEVTAAR, encoded by the coding sequence GTGAGCGGATACGGCGGGCAGGAGCACAGCGACCGGGGAAGGTCCGAGCGTGTCCGGGTTCTGCTGCTGGGCAGCACCGGTTCCATCGGGACCCAGGCGCTCGAGGTGATCGCCGCCAATCCGGACCGTTTCGAGGTCGTGGGGCTGGCCGCCGGCGGCGGCAACGCCGACCTGCTGGCCCGGCAGGCCGCCGAGATCGGTATCCGCAATGTCGCCGTCGCCGACCCGGAGGCGAATATCGAGGCGGCGTATCGCGGGCCCGATGCGGCCACCCGCATCGTCGAGGACACCGAGGCCGACGTGGTGCTCAACGCCCTGGTCGGGGCGCTCGGCCTGAAACCCACCCTGGCGGCCCTGCACAGCGGGGCCCGGCTGGCCCTGGCCAACAAGGAATCGCTGGTGGCCGGCGGCCCGCTGGTGCTGGCCGCCGCCGCGCCCGGGCAGATCGTCCCGGTGGACTCCGAGCATTCGGCGCTGGCGCAGTGCCTGCGCGGCGGCAGCCCCGACGAGGTCGCCTCGCTGGTGTTGACGGCGTCGGGCGGACCGTTCCGCGGCTGGACCGCCGACGCCCTGGAGGGTGTCACCCCGGAGCAGGCGGGGGCGCACCCGACCTGGTCGATGGGACCGATGAACACCCTGAATTCGGCATCGCTGGTCAACAAGGGCCTGGAGCTGATCGAGACGCACCTGTTGTTCGGTGTCGACTACGACCGCATCGAGGTGGTGGTGCATCCGCAGTCCATCGTGCATTCGATGGTGACCTTCACCGACGGCTCCACGCTGGCGCAGGCCAGCCCCCCGGACATGAAGTTGCCGATCGCGCTGGCGCTGGGTTGGCCGGACCGGGTGCCCGGGGCCGCCCCGGCCTGCGCCTGGACCACCGCGTCGACCTGGACGTTCGAGCCGCTGGACGCGTCGGTGTTCCCGGCGGTGGAACTGGCGCGCAGCGCCGGGCGACGGGGCGGCTGTCTCACCGCGGTGTACAACGCGGCCAACGAAGAGGCGGCCGAGGCGTTCCTGGCCGGTCGTATCTCGTTCCCGTCGATTGTGCGAACGGTTGCCGACGTGCTGCACGCCGCAGACCAGTGGGCCGCCGAACCCGCTACCGTGGAAGAAGTACTCGACGCGCAGGACTGGGCACGAGCCGCGGCCCAGCGCCTGATCCGCACCGCACCGACGCAGGAGGTCACCGCAGCCCGATGA
- a CDS encoding DUF1707 SHOCT-like domain-containing protein: protein MTGLDDHAPLRVSDADRNGTLRRLHNAVALGLIDIGEFEERSALVSAARLHSDLDQLVGDLPGPGAIVTSAADRVELRGVLGSLKRQGEWVVPSRLSLHRRMGSVDLDLTRARFAGPMIVVELDLKFGGLDIRLPDGASASIDDVEVVVGSATDHRRDAPAEGTPHIVFTGKVVCGSVDIRGPRRSWVPPRLRNVSGVRARRR from the coding sequence ATGACAGGCCTTGACGATCACGCGCCGCTGCGCGTCTCCGACGCCGACCGCAACGGCACGCTGCGTCGGTTGCACAATGCGGTGGCCCTGGGGCTGATCGACATCGGCGAGTTCGAGGAGCGCTCGGCGCTGGTCTCGGCGGCCCGGTTGCATTCCGATCTGGACCAACTCGTCGGTGATCTGCCCGGGCCGGGTGCGATCGTGACCTCGGCGGCCGACCGGGTCGAGCTGCGCGGCGTGCTGGGTTCGCTGAAGCGCCAGGGGGAGTGGGTGGTGCCCAGCCGGCTGTCCCTGCACCGCCGGATGGGGTCGGTGGATCTCGACCTGACCCGGGCCCGGTTCGCGGGACCGATGATCGTGGTCGAACTCGACCTCAAGTTCGGCGGGCTGGACATCCGGCTGCCCGACGGGGCCAGCGCGTCCATCGACGATGTCGAGGTCGTCGTCGGCAGTGCCACCGACCATCGCAGGGACGCTCCCGCCGAAGGCACCCCGCACATCGTCTTCACCGGCAAGGTCGTCTGCGGATCGGTCGACATCCGCGGTCCGCGGCGCTCCTGGGTGCCGCCGCGGTTGCGCAACGTCAGCGGGGTTCGAGCACGGCGAAGGTGA
- a CDS encoding GNAT family N-acetyltransferase, translating to MSAPPLYRLTDERRVTVVRDLDSVREVLDADPVGACMVACRVLDHGVDPNAIGGELWTRGRAAESLCYAGANLIPLRGGLDDIAAFADKALSAPRRCSSLVGRAELVLPLWRRLEAGWGAARDVRDDQPLMALSGPPQCALDPAVRPVRMDELDAYLVAAIEMFIGEVGIDPRMGDGGRGYRRRVAGLIAAGRAWARFEGGEVVFKAEVGSQSPTVGQIQGVWVHPDWRGRGLGAAGTATLADAVLRGGRIASLYVNGYNHVARGTYAKIGFTQVGTFATVLLD from the coding sequence ATGTCGGCTCCGCCCCTGTACCGCCTCACCGACGAGCGCCGCGTCACGGTGGTGCGCGACCTGGATTCGGTGCGGGAGGTCCTCGACGCGGATCCCGTCGGTGCGTGCATGGTGGCGTGCCGGGTGCTCGACCACGGCGTCGACCCGAACGCGATCGGCGGTGAGCTGTGGACGCGCGGCCGGGCCGCCGAATCCCTGTGCTACGCAGGGGCCAACCTGATCCCGCTGCGCGGCGGGCTCGACGACATCGCCGCCTTTGCCGACAAGGCGCTGAGCGCACCGCGGCGGTGTTCGTCGTTGGTCGGGCGGGCCGAGTTGGTGCTACCGCTGTGGCGGCGCCTGGAGGCGGGCTGGGGTGCGGCCCGCGACGTGCGTGACGATCAACCGTTGATGGCGCTGTCCGGTCCGCCCCAGTGCGCCCTCGATCCCGCGGTGCGACCGGTGCGGATGGACGAACTCGACGCGTACCTGGTGGCCGCCATCGAGATGTTCATCGGGGAAGTGGGGATCGACCCGCGGATGGGCGACGGCGGCCGCGGGTACCGGCGCCGGGTGGCCGGCCTGATCGCGGCGGGCCGGGCCTGGGCCCGCTTCGAGGGCGGTGAGGTGGTGTTCAAGGCGGAGGTCGGGTCCCAGTCGCCGACGGTGGGCCAGATCCAAGGGGTGTGGGTGCACCCGGATTGGCGGGGCCGCGGGCTGGGTGCCGCCGGCACCGCCACGCTGGCCGATGCCGTGCTGCGCGGCGGCCGGATCGCCAGCCTCTACGTCAACGGCTACAACCACGTCGCCCGCGGCACGTACGCCAAGATCGGCTTCACCCAGGTGGGCACCTTCGCGACCGTGTTGCTGGACTGA
- a CDS encoding DUF3140 domain-containing protein — translation MHRNTEVDAGLWEEFHRVVNMSSRELSDWLRTVASGETAERFPDEAAPVYGRRVLAVLQKRRSDLTDADALTMRQVVDMVHAERGVDMEPTAGQQEWRRSLMTIGHDPLKPVE, via the coding sequence GTGCACCGGAACACCGAAGTCGACGCCGGATTGTGGGAGGAATTCCACCGCGTCGTGAACATGTCGTCGCGGGAACTGTCGGATTGGTTGCGAACGGTGGCCTCCGGCGAGACCGCCGAGCGGTTTCCCGATGAGGCCGCGCCCGTCTACGGGCGCCGGGTGCTCGCGGTGCTGCAGAAGCGCCGCTCCGACCTGACCGACGCCGACGCGCTGACCATGCGCCAGGTCGTCGACATGGTGCACGCCGAGCGCGGCGTCGACATGGAACCGACAGCGGGGCAGCAAGAGTGGCGCCGGTCGTTGATGACCATCGGCCACGACCCGCTCAAGCCGGTCGAGTGA
- the ispG gene encoding flavodoxin-dependent (E)-4-hydroxy-3-methylbut-2-enyl-diphosphate synthase: MPAPPAPTLAPRRKTRQLKVGDVGVGSDSPISVQSMCTTKTHDINATLQQIAELTASGCDIVRVACPRQEDADALPIIAKKANIPVIADIHFQPKYIFAAIDAGCAAVRVNPGNIKEFDGRVKEVAKAAGAAGIPIRIGVNAGSLDKRMLEKYGKATPEALVESALWEASLFEEHGFGDIKISVKHNDPVVMVAAYEQLAAQCDYPLHLGVTEAGPAFQGTIKSAVAFGALLSKGIGDTIRVSLSAPPAEEVKVGTQILESLNLRPRGLEIVSCPSCGRAQVDVYTLANEVSAGLDGLDVPLRVAVMGCVVNGPGEAREADLGVASGNGKGQIFVKGEVVKTVPEAQIVETLIEEAMRIASEIDGAAGAEGSPSGPPVVTVS, translated from the coding sequence ATGCCGGCCCCGCCGGCACCCACCCTGGCTCCGCGTCGTAAGACCCGCCAGCTCAAGGTCGGCGACGTGGGGGTGGGCAGCGACTCGCCGATCTCGGTGCAGTCGATGTGCACCACCAAGACCCACGACATCAACGCGACGCTGCAGCAGATCGCCGAGTTGACCGCGTCGGGCTGCGATATCGTCCGGGTGGCCTGCCCGCGGCAGGAGGACGCCGACGCGCTGCCGATCATCGCCAAGAAGGCGAACATCCCCGTCATCGCCGACATCCATTTCCAGCCGAAGTACATCTTCGCCGCGATCGACGCGGGCTGCGCGGCGGTGCGGGTGAATCCGGGCAACATCAAGGAGTTCGACGGCCGGGTCAAGGAGGTGGCCAAGGCCGCGGGCGCGGCCGGCATCCCGATCCGGATCGGGGTGAACGCCGGCTCGCTGGACAAGCGGATGCTGGAGAAGTACGGCAAGGCCACCCCGGAGGCACTGGTCGAATCCGCGCTGTGGGAGGCCTCGTTGTTCGAGGAGCACGGGTTCGGCGATATCAAGATCAGCGTCAAGCACAACGATCCGGTGGTCATGGTCGCCGCCTACGAGCAGCTGGCCGCCCAGTGCGACTACCCGCTGCATCTCGGTGTCACCGAGGCCGGGCCCGCCTTCCAGGGCACCATCAAGTCGGCCGTGGCGTTCGGGGCGCTGCTGTCCAAAGGCATCGGCGACACCATCCGGGTGTCGCTGTCGGCGCCGCCCGCCGAGGAGGTCAAGGTCGGCACCCAGATCCTGGAGTCGCTGAACCTGCGGCCCCGCGGTCTGGAGATCGTGTCCTGCCCGTCGTGCGGGCGGGCCCAGGTGGACGTCTACACGCTGGCCAACGAGGTGTCGGCCGGGCTGGATGGGCTGGACGTGCCGTTGCGGGTCGCGGTGATGGGCTGCGTGGTGAACGGCCCCGGTGAGGCCCGCGAGGCCGACCTGGGGGTGGCCTCCGGTAACGGCAAGGGCCAGATCTTCGTCAAGGGCGAGGTGGTCAAGACGGTGCCCGAGGCGCAGATCGTGGAGACGCTCATCGAGGAGGCCATGCGGATCGCGTCGGAAATCGACGGCGCGGCCGGCGCGGAAGGAAGTCCCTCCGGTCCGCCGGTTGTCACCGTAAGCTGA
- a CDS encoding PaaI family thioesterase, with protein MSAEHILDRLKYVEVESTRDRLVLEMDNRPDLANVRGALQGGLVATLIDIAAGILAGRHTGVGYDVTTADLNIHFLAPVLGRARAEATVVRAGKRLIVTAVDVTDVDRNRPAARATLTFAVLEPR; from the coding sequence ATGAGCGCAGAGCACATCCTGGATCGGCTCAAGTACGTCGAGGTGGAATCGACCCGGGACCGGCTGGTCCTGGAGATGGACAACCGTCCCGATCTGGCGAATGTGCGCGGCGCGCTGCAGGGCGGGCTGGTGGCCACGCTGATCGACATCGCCGCGGGCATCCTGGCCGGGCGGCACACCGGGGTGGGCTACGACGTCACCACGGCCGACCTGAACATCCATTTCCTGGCGCCGGTGCTGGGGCGGGCTCGCGCCGAGGCGACGGTGGTGCGGGCGGGCAAGCGGTTGATCGTCACGGCCGTGGACGTCACCGACGTGGACCGCAATCGGCCGGCGGCCCGGGCCACGCTCACCTTCGCCGTGCTCGAACCCCGCTGA
- a CDS encoding cobyric acid synthase codes for MTGGALLVAGTTSDAGKSMVVAGLCRLLARKGIRVAPFKAQNMSNNSAVTVEGGEIGRAQAMQARAAGLAPSVRFNPILLKPGSDRTSQLVVRGQVAGTMAAGDYFSRRTELAAVVADELASLRTDFDAVICEGAGSPAEINLRATDLANMGLARAAGLAVLLVGDIDRGGLLAHLFGTVAVLEPEDQKLVSGYLVNKFRGDPALLAPGLTELQDRTGRPTYGVIPHLDSLWLDTEDSLSVTAGATLGDPVAPLGRQWLRVAAVRLPRISNSTDVEALACEPGVLVRWVAEPADIADADVVVLPGSKATVSDLAWMRDRGLAEAVLTHARAGRPVLGVCGGFQMLCRRIDDPVESRAGAVDGLGLLDADIVFEPQKTLRHWETPLHGYEIHHGQVRRSQAQDWLGIGIRDGAVFGTHWHGLLDNDDVRRAWLGEVAAAAGCTGFVVAADTDVRARRDAQLDVMADALAAHTDLDAVLGLLDGPPRRPVISSTTLPA; via the coding sequence GTGACCGGCGGCGCCCTGCTGGTCGCCGGTACCACCTCCGACGCCGGCAAGTCCATGGTCGTCGCCGGGTTGTGCCGATTGTTGGCCCGCAAGGGAATCCGGGTGGCGCCGTTCAAGGCGCAGAACATGAGCAACAACTCGGCCGTCACCGTAGAGGGCGGGGAGATCGGCCGCGCGCAGGCCATGCAGGCCCGCGCCGCGGGCCTGGCCCCCAGCGTCCGGTTCAACCCGATCCTGCTCAAGCCCGGCAGTGACCGCACGTCGCAGCTGGTGGTGCGCGGACAGGTCGCCGGAACCATGGCCGCCGGCGACTACTTCAGCCGGCGAACCGAGCTGGCCGCCGTCGTCGCCGACGAATTGGCTTCGCTGCGAACCGATTTCGACGCGGTGATCTGTGAGGGAGCCGGGTCGCCCGCGGAGATCAACCTGCGGGCCACCGACCTGGCCAACATGGGTCTGGCGCGCGCCGCCGGGCTGGCCGTGCTGCTGGTCGGCGATATCGACCGCGGCGGCCTGCTGGCGCACCTGTTCGGCACCGTCGCGGTGCTCGAGCCCGAGGACCAGAAACTCGTCAGCGGTTACCTGGTCAACAAGTTCCGCGGCGACCCGGCGCTGCTGGCCCCGGGGTTGACTGAGCTGCAGGACCGGACCGGCCGGCCGACCTACGGCGTGATCCCGCACCTCGACTCGCTGTGGCTGGACACCGAGGACTCGCTGTCGGTGACCGCCGGAGCCACCCTCGGTGACCCGGTGGCGCCCCTGGGGCGCCAGTGGCTGCGGGTGGCGGCGGTACGGCTGCCCCGCATCTCGAACTCGACCGATGTGGAGGCCCTGGCCTGTGAACCCGGCGTGCTGGTGCGCTGGGTCGCCGAGCCGGCGGATATCGCCGACGCCGACGTGGTGGTCCTGCCCGGCAGCAAGGCCACCGTCTCGGATCTGGCCTGGATGCGGGACCGGGGCCTGGCCGAGGCGGTGCTGACGCATGCGCGGGCCGGACGTCCGGTGCTGGGCGTGTGCGGCGGGTTCCAGATGCTGTGCCGGCGTATCGACGATCCGGTGGAGTCGCGGGCCGGGGCGGTGGACGGCCTGGGTCTGCTGGACGCCGACATCGTGTTCGAGCCGCAGAAGACCTTGCGGCACTGGGAGACCCCGCTGCACGGTTACGAGATCCACCACGGTCAGGTGCGCCGCTCGCAGGCGCAGGACTGGCTGGGCATCGGCATCCGCGACGGTGCGGTGTTCGGCACGCACTGGCACGGGCTGCTGGACAACGACGACGTCCGCCGGGCCTGGCTCGGCGAGGTGGCGGCGGCCGCCGGATGCACCGGCTTCGTGGTGGCCGCCGACACCGACGTGCGGGCCCGCCGCGACGCCCAGTTGGACGTGATGGCCGATGCGCTGGCCGCGCACACCGACCTCGACGCGGTGCTCGGGCTGCTGGACGGGCCGCCGCGGCGCCCGGTCATCTCCTCGACCACCCTCCCCGCCTGA
- the usfY gene encoding protein UsfY: MRSPEDPLDHARTTRPHAGESMKDNKNFPALVLLGVALVAFVSCLAAFATAHAGTGTVLAVIAAVVFVVSMSWFAIEHRRVRRMEDARPDSSS; the protein is encoded by the coding sequence ATGCGGTCGCCTGAGGACCCGCTGGATCATGCGCGTACGACGCGCCCCCATGCGGGTGAGTCCATGAAGGACAACAAGAATTTCCCGGCACTGGTGCTACTGGGTGTTGCCCTGGTGGCCTTCGTCAGTTGCCTGGCGGCGTTCGCCACCGCACATGCCGGCACGGGCACGGTCCTGGCCGTGATCGCCGCCGTCGTGTTCGTGGTCTCGATGAGCTGGTTCGCCATCGAGCACCGTCGGGTGCGCCGGATGGAGGACGCGCGGCCCGACTCCAGTAGCTGA
- the map gene encoding type I methionyl aminopeptidase, whose translation MPVRAPLRSGELSPTLPVPKSIPRPEYAWKPTAVEGHEPWVQTPEVIEKMRVAGRIAAGALAEAGKAVAPGVTTDHLDRVAHEYMIDHGAYPSTLGYKGFPKSCCTSLNEVICHGIPDSTVIEDGDIVNIDVTAYIDGVHGDTNATFLAGDVSEEHRLLVERTHEATMRAIKAVKPGRQLSVVGRVIESYANRFGYNVVRDFTGHGIGTTFHNGLVVLHYDQPAVDTVLEPGMTFTIEPMINLGSLDYEIWDDGWTVATKDRKWTAQFEHTLVVTADGADILTLA comes from the coding sequence ATGCCTGTACGCGCGCCCCTTCGGTCCGGTGAGTTGTCCCCGACCCTGCCGGTGCCCAAGTCCATCCCCCGTCCGGAGTACGCCTGGAAACCGACCGCGGTCGAGGGCCACGAGCCATGGGTGCAGACCCCCGAGGTGATCGAGAAGATGCGGGTGGCGGGCCGGATCGCCGCCGGCGCCCTGGCCGAGGCCGGCAAGGCGGTGGCCCCCGGCGTGACCACCGACCACCTGGACCGGGTGGCCCACGAGTACATGATCGACCACGGCGCCTACCCGTCCACCCTGGGCTACAAGGGCTTCCCGAAATCCTGCTGCACCTCGCTGAACGAGGTGATCTGCCACGGCATCCCGGATTCCACCGTCATCGAGGACGGTGACATCGTCAACATCGACGTCACCGCCTACATCGACGGCGTGCACGGCGACACCAATGCCACCTTCCTGGCCGGGGACGTGTCCGAGGAACACCGGCTGCTGGTGGAGCGCACCCACGAGGCCACCATGCGGGCCATCAAGGCGGTCAAGCCGGGCCGTCAGCTCTCGGTGGTCGGCCGAGTCATCGAATCCTATGCAAACCGGTTCGGCTACAACGTCGTTCGTGATTTCACCGGGCACGGGATCGGCACCACCTTCCACAACGGCCTGGTGGTGCTGCACTACGACCAGCCGGCCGTCGACACCGTGCTGGAACCGGGGATGACCTTCACCATCGAGCCGATGATCAACCTGGGCTCGCTGGACTACGAGATCTGGGACGACGGCTGGACCGTCGCCACCAAGGATCGCAAGTGGACCGCGCAGTTCGAGCACACACTGGTGGTCACCGCGGACGGCGCCGACATCCTCACCCTGGCGTGA
- a CDS encoding penicillin-binding transpeptidase domain-containing protein has translation MAVVATAATLSACTPKPNGPEPTAEAFFAALATGNTTAAADLADHPAQAQAALNEAWSGLQATRLDTQILGSKYAEDTGTIKYRYSWHLPKDRVWTYDGELNMIRDEGRWQVRWSATGLHPQLGENQTLALRADPPRRASVNERGGTDVLVPGYLYHYALDARVAGADLMPTARAVVDALRPFDDTLDPQRLAEEASSSTKPLDLITLRKDDNDRVSAAIGTRPGVVITPQPEMMPTDEHFAPAIISEVKKAVSADLVGQAGWRVVSVNQNGVDVDVLNEVPGNPAPSVTISLDRTVQNAAQDAVNMVGKKAMIVAIKPSTGEILAVAQNPAADADGPTATMGLYPPGSTFKIVTAGAAIERDMATPNTLLGCPGTLEIGHRVVTNYNAFDLGTVPMSRAFANSCNTTFAELASTMPPRGLTQAAAQYGLGSDFVVDGIPTVTGSVPPTVDLAERTEDGFGQGKVLASPFGMALVAATVAAGKTPVPQLILGRQTQVTGAGTPISAKMLDAVRPMMRLVVTNGTAKELNGLGDVRGKTGEAEFNGGSHAWFAGYRGDLAFAALIVGGGSSEYAVRMCRDMLNGLPPDYLA, from the coding sequence ATGGCCGTCGTCGCGACCGCCGCAACCTTGAGCGCCTGCACACCCAAACCGAACGGCCCCGAACCCACCGCGGAAGCGTTCTTCGCCGCGTTGGCCACCGGAAACACCACGGCGGCAGCGGATTTGGCCGATCACCCGGCCCAGGCCCAGGCCGCGCTGAACGAGGCATGGTCCGGCTTGCAGGCCACCCGGCTGGACACCCAGATCCTGGGCTCCAAATACGCCGAGGACACCGGCACCATCAAGTACCGCTACAGCTGGCACCTGCCCAAGGACCGGGTGTGGACCTACGACGGCGAACTCAACATGATCCGCGACGAGGGGCGCTGGCAGGTCCGGTGGAGCGCCACCGGACTGCACCCGCAGCTCGGTGAGAACCAGACGCTGGCCCTGCGCGCCGACCCGCCGCGGCGGGCCTCGGTCAACGAGCGCGGCGGCACCGACGTGCTGGTCCCGGGCTATCTGTACCACTACGCCCTGGACGCGCGGGTGGCCGGCGCCGACCTGATGCCGACCGCCCGGGCGGTGGTCGACGCGCTGCGGCCCTTCGACGACACCCTGGACCCGCAGCGGCTGGCCGAGGAGGCGAGCTCGTCGACCAAGCCGCTGGATCTCATCACGCTGCGCAAGGACGACAACGACCGGGTGTCGGCGGCCATCGGGACCCGGCCGGGCGTGGTGATCACCCCGCAGCCCGAGATGATGCCCACCGACGAGCACTTTGCGCCGGCCATCATCTCGGAGGTCAAGAAGGCGGTCTCGGCCGACCTGGTGGGTCAGGCCGGCTGGCGGGTGGTCAGCGTCAACCAGAACGGGGTGGACGTCGACGTCCTCAACGAGGTCCCCGGGAACCCGGCCCCGTCGGTCACCATCAGCCTGGACCGCACGGTGCAGAACGCCGCGCAGGATGCCGTCAACATGGTCGGCAAGAAGGCGATGATCGTCGCGATCAAACCGTCGACCGGGGAGATCCTGGCGGTCGCCCAGAATCCCGCCGCCGACGCCGACGGACCGACGGCCACCATGGGGCTCTACCCACCGGGATCGACGTTCAAGATCGTCACCGCGGGCGCGGCGATCGAGCGCGATATGGCGACCCCCAACACGCTGCTCGGCTGCCCCGGCACGCTGGAGATCGGCCACCGCGTCGTCACCAACTACAACGCCTTCGACCTGGGCACCGTGCCGATGTCACGGGCGTTCGCGAACTCGTGCAACACCACCTTCGCCGAGCTGGCCAGCACCATGCCACCGCGCGGCCTGACCCAGGCCGCCGCGCAGTACGGCCTCGGCTCGGATTTCGTGGTGGACGGAATCCCGACGGTCACCGGGTCGGTGCCGCCCACCGTCGACCTGGCCGAGCGCACCGAGGACGGTTTCGGTCAGGGCAAGGTGCTGGCCAGCCCGTTCGGCATGGCGTTGGTGGCGGCCACCGTCGCGGCCGGGAAAACCCCGGTGCCTCAACTCATCCTGGGCCGGCAAACGCAGGTGACCGGCGCCGGGACGCCCATCTCGGCCAAGATGCTGGACGCCGTGCGGCCGATGATGCGGCTGGTGGTGACCAACGGCACCGCCAAGGAGCTCAACGGGCTCGGTGACGTCCGCGGCAAGACCGGGGAGGCCGAGTTCAACGGCGGCTCGCATGCCTGGTTCGCCGGGTACCGCGGTGACCTGGCGTTCGCCGCCCTGATCGTCGGCGGCGGCAGCTCGGAGTACGCCGTCCGGATGTGCCGGGACATGCTCAACGGCCTGCCGCCGGACTATCTGGCCTGA
- a CDS encoding M50 family metallopeptidase: MMFAIGIALFALAILVSVALHECGHMWVARATGMKVRRYFVGFGPTLWSTMRPNKLGYTEYGLKAVPLGGFCDIAGMTSVEELAPDERPYAMYRQKVWKRVAVLFAGPGMNFLIGLVLIYAIAVIWGLPNLHPPTTAIVGETSCVAPQISKGGDNPFGPCPDPGPGPAAAAGIRPGDTIVKVNGTDVATFADMAAAIRKLSGPIPVVYERDGQRLATVVDVARTQRYADKDATGTVTVGAIGVSAAAPPGPTQYNPLTAIPATFTFTGDLAVELGKSLAKIPTKVGALVNAIGGGERDPETPISVVGASIIGGDTVDHGLWVAFWFFLAQMNFVLGAVNLIPLLPFDGGHIAIAVFEKIRNMIRAARGKVAAAPVNYLKLMPATYVVLVFVVGYMLLTVTADLVNPIRLFQ; this comes from the coding sequence ATGATGTTTGCTATCGGCATCGCGCTGTTCGCGCTGGCCATTCTGGTCTCGGTGGCCCTGCACGAATGCGGGCACATGTGGGTGGCGCGCGCCACCGGCATGAAGGTGCGCCGCTACTTCGTCGGCTTCGGCCCCACGCTGTGGTCGACCATGCGGCCGAACAAGCTCGGCTACACCGAGTACGGCCTCAAGGCGGTACCGCTCGGCGGGTTCTGCGATATCGCCGGGATGACGTCGGTCGAAGAACTGGCCCCCGACGAGCGGCCCTATGCGATGTACCGGCAGAAGGTGTGGAAGCGGGTTGCGGTGCTGTTCGCCGGGCCTGGCATGAACTTCCTCATCGGCCTGGTGCTCATCTATGCCATCGCCGTCATCTGGGGCCTGCCCAATCTGCATCCGCCGACCACCGCGATCGTCGGCGAAACCTCTTGTGTCGCACCGCAGATCAGCAAGGGCGGGGACAACCCGTTCGGGCCGTGCCCGGACCCGGGGCCCGGGCCTGCCGCGGCGGCCGGTATCCGGCCCGGGGACACCATCGTCAAGGTCAACGGCACCGATGTGGCGACGTTCGCCGACATGGCCGCCGCCATCCGCAAGCTGTCCGGCCCCATCCCGGTGGTCTACGAACGCGACGGGCAGCGGTTGGCCACCGTCGTCGACGTCGCCCGGACGCAGCGGTACGCGGACAAGGACGCCACCGGCACGGTGACCGTCGGCGCCATCGGCGTCAGCGCGGCCGCGCCGCCGGGACCCACCCAGTACAACCCGCTCACCGCGATCCCGGCCACCTTCACCTTCACCGGTGACCTTGCCGTGGAACTGGGTAAGTCGCTGGCCAAGATCCCCACCAAGGTCGGCGCCCTGGTGAACGCCATCGGTGGCGGTGAACGCGACCCCGAGACCCCGATCAGCGTGGTCGGCGCCAGCATCATCGGCGGCGACACCGTCGACCACGGGTTGTGGGTGGCGTTCTGGTTCTTCCTGGCGCAGATGAACTTCGTGCTGGGTGCGGTGAACCTGATCCCGCTGCTGCCGTTCGACGGCGGCCACATCGCGATCGCGGTGTTCGAGAAGATCCGGAACATGATCCGCGCGGCCCGCGGCAAGGTCGCCGCGGCACCGGTGAACTATCTGAAACTGATGCCGGCCACCTACGTGGTGCTGGTGTTCGTCGTCGGATACATGTTGTTGACCGTCACCGCCGACCTGGTCAATCCCATCAGACTGTTCCAGTAG